The DNA region GTTTACAAAGAAACGAAGCGGCCTGGTCTGATAATTACTCCAACCTGGCAGACGGCCATGGACTTCCAGGATGACTTGGCTTTCTTTTTAAGGCAACTGGGAAGTGAACCCGATAAGATCCATCTTTTTCCACAGTGGGAACTTTCTCCCTATGAATTTTTATCACCTCATCGAGAAACCGTCGCCGAGAGGCTTACAATTCTGGATAAACTCCTGAATCATGAAAAGATCCTGGTGGTAACCCCGGTGGAAGCTTTAATGCAGAAACTTCTACCCCGGCAGGTACTTTATCAATTTACTCAGTACGTGGAAGTGGGAGCTGAGATCAACCGGGATGAGTTGGTTGAGCAGCTTATTTATACCGGTTATCATCCTGTGGAAATTGTAGAAGCCCGGGGAGAATTCAGTGTACGGGGTGGAATTCTGGATGTATTCCCTCCAATAGGAGAAAATCCGCTTCGGATCGAATTTTTCGGAGATACCGTTGAATCTATTCGGGAGTTTGATATCACGACCCAAAGATCCATCGCCCAATTGGAAATCGTTACCATCCTTCCCATTCGAGAAGTGGTTCTAAATCAAGAAGCCCTCCAACGAGGCATTGCCAACATAAAAGCCAGAATTGCAGAAATCGGCGCCTCTTACAACACGTTGAATACGCTGATGAACCAGTTGGAGCAAGCGCCCTTTTTCCCGGGGATGGAACGGTATGCTTCTTATTTTTACCCAGATCTGGAAACTTTATTCGATTACCTGGATCCGCAAGGTCTTTTATTTGTAGAGGAAGGATTGGACATAGAACAGGTAGCCAGCAAATTTGAAAGAAAAGTTCAAGAAGGTTATCAGCATGCTCTGGATAAAGGAAGCCCGGTCCCGGATCCTACTTCCCTCTACCTTACGGCCCAACAAGTTAAGGAGCACTTGGAAAGGTGGCAACGAATTGAATTGAATCTGGTGGATTTCTCAGGGGAACAGGAAAGGATGGGAGGATGGGAGTGTGGAAGTAGGGGGATAGAAGGGGATGGGAGCGGGAAGGTAACAACGTCCCCACCCCCCCACCTTCATACCTCCCCACGTATCTCTTACGATCTGGATTTTAAACCCTTGGAATGGGGTTACCTCACAACCCCCGATACAGATGAAAAAGAGCAACATATTGCTTTTTCATCCAAGCGGTTGGCCGAATGGCTCGAACAGGGAAATCGGGTCCTTATCGTTTCCCATACCCGTGTCCAGGCAGAAAGACTGGCGGAACTTCTGGCCGATTATCAGTTAACCCCGGGTCGATACGAAGAGCCAATTCTCTCGGAATTTTTGTTCCAATCCAGGCAAAAACCTGTTTTCGTTCAGCAAACAGATGAGAAAAGGAGTTTCTTAACCCATCTTCTGATCACGACTGGAGATCTCACAGCCGGTTTTTACCTTCCGGATCAAAAACTTGTCCTGGTCGGTGAAGACGAGCTTTTAGGGCGACGTAAGACCATCAAGTACCGGCATAAAGTTCATCGACCCAGCCGATTACTAACGACTCTGGGTGAACTGGAAATCCATGATTTTGTTGTCCATGTGGATCATGGCATTGGGAGATACCTCGGACTGAAAAGGTTGAAAATCCAGGACATGGAAATGGAATGTCTTCATCTGGAGTATCGAGATGGAGATAAGCTCTATGTTCCTATCGATCGGTTAGATCTGGTTCAAAAATATAAAGGGTCTGATGATCATCCCCCTCAGTTGGATAAACTGGGAGGAACCAACTGGGCTCGTGTTAAAGAAAGGGTTAAGGCTTCTATTAAAAAAATGGCCAACGAACTGCTGGAACTCTATGCAGTTCGCCAGGCGCTTCCTGGGTTCTCTTTTTCTTCAGATGACCATCTCTATAAGGAATTTGAAGCCGCCTTTGAATATGAAGAAACGCCGGATCAAACCCGGGCTATTCAAGATGTCCTTAAGGATATGGCAGCCGCCAAGCCGATGGATCGATTGATCTGTGGGGATGTGGGATACGGTAAAACCGAGGTGGCCATGCGGGCGGCTTTCATAAGTATATTGAACGGGAAGCAGGTGGCCGTTCTGGTTCCCACCACAATATTGGCTCAACAGCACCTTCAAACCTTTCAAAGTCGATTTGCTTCGTATCCAGTCCGCATCGAAGTGTTGAGTCGTTTTAAGACCCGGAAGGAGCAGAATGCAATTATAAAAGGACTTAAGGAAGGCACGGTAGATATTGTTATCGGCACGCACCGTCTTCTTCAAAAGGACATCGAGTTTAAAGATCTGGGATTGGTTGTCATCGATGAGGAGCATCGTTTTGGGGTGGCTCATAAGGAAAAACTCCGACAGCTTCGTAAACTGGTAGATGTCCTGACTTTAACTGCGACGCCCATTCCCAGGACCCTCCACATGTCTTTGATGAGCATTCGGGATATGAGTGTGATAGATACTCCTCCGGAAGAGCGTTTGTCTGTGTATACCTATGTGGTTAAATTTGATGAGGGTCTTATCCGGGAAGCTATTCTACGTGAATTAGATCGAGGGGGGCAGGTCTTCTTCGTACACAATCGGGTTAAAAGCATTGAAGCTATGGCGAATTATCTTCGTCGATTAGTTCCTACGGCCCGTATTGTAGTAGCCCATGGCCAATTGGAAGAGAATACCCTAGAAAAGATCATGTTGAAGTTTGTGAACAAGGAGTACGATGTTTTAGTGTGTACGACCATTATCGAATCGGGCCTGGATATTCCCTCCGCAAATACCATCTTTATTAATCGGGCAGATAAGTTCGGGCTTGCCCAACTTTATCAGCTTCGGGGACGGGTAGGTCGATCTAAACACAGAGCCTATGCTTACCTGCTCATTCCCAATGACCGAACCATCCAGGCAACTGCCAAAAAGAGACTCCGGGTTATCCAGGAACTCAGTGATCTCGGCTCTGGATTTAAAATATCGGCCCACGATTTGGAAATTCGAGGCGCCGGAAACCTGCTCGGTGCCGAACAATCGGGACACATTTCCGCCTTAGGATTTGATCTCTACTGTCAGATGATCGCCAATACCGTCAAAGAACTCAAAGGCGAAGCGCTGGAAGAAGAACTCCATCCACAAATAAATCTGGAAATTTCGGCTTATTTCCCCGAGGAGTACATACCGGATATGAAACAACGTCTCGAGATCTATAAAAAGCTCTCTTCGGCTCAGGATTTTGGAAAAGTTCTGGATGTAGAGGACGAAATTAGAGATCGATACGGGGCATTGCCGGAGGAGGTAAAAAATCTGATTACCTTAGCCGAGTTACGGCTCCTTTCTAAAGAACTCCGGATCGAAAGTATCAAATCGGATAAAGAAACAATCCTTATCTGCTGGAATAAAACAAGTTTGATAACCCCCGAACAGCTCGCCAGGGTTGCTAAAAATGCAAAAGGACGGGTTAAAATTCTCTCTACCCGATCGGTAGAACTCTATTTGGGAGGAATCAAAAAAGAAGAACGATTAGGCTTTTTAAAAAATTTCTTGCAGGAATTTAGATAAAGCTCCAGGATTTGTTGTGCCTGGTTTACGGGTGTTTGCTTTTTATTAACAGATTTATTCGGATGGGCTACATCGGACAGCAGGTCCTGGATGCAGGATAAGGGATCCATGAAACATACTTTGCTATTGGCTGGAATACTCTCCGGAATTTTACTTACCTCAAATCTTGTAAAAGGAGAAACTGCCGATCGTATTGTGGCTATTGTTAATGATAAGGTTATTACACTCCGGCAGTTAAAACTCGCAGAGTTTTCTGCCTTACAAAACAAGCCGCAGGATTCTGAGGGAAAATTTTCGGTTGATCAGGCTAAATTATTGGAGGATTTAATCGAGGAAAAATTACTGATCCAGGTCGCCGATAAAGCTGGGATCACCGTAACCGAGGATGAGGTTAATGCGGCCCTGGAGGAAATTAAGAAACGCAACAAAATCTCAGATGATGCAAAGTTCCGAGAAGCTGTGACCCGGGAAGGTCAGAGTTGGGAACAATTCCTGGATGATATCCGGAAGCAAATCAAAGTGGTAAGGCTGGTCAATCGGGAAGTTCGATCGCGGGTTACCGTTGATGAAGCGGAAGTTCGAGATTATTATGAAAAAACTAAGAACTCTTCCGGACCTCCTCCGGAAAAAGTAAAGGTACGTCATATTCTATTTTCCGTTCCGGAGTGGGCCTCCCAGCAGATGGATGAAGATGCCAAAAAAAAAGCAGAAGAGGTCTTGGCTAAGATTAAAGGGGGGTTGGATTTTGCTGAAGCAGCCAGATTATATTCAGACGATCCCTCTAAGGAACGAGGCGGGGATCTGGGAGTTGTCTCCAAGGGACATATGATAAATCCCCTGGATGAAGTGATTTTTAGTCTGAAACCCGGTGAGGTAAGCCAGCCCGTTCGATCCAGTTTAGGATATCATCTTATAAAAGTCGAGGAAAAAATAAATGTAGAAGTAGAAGCTTTGGAAACCGCCAAGGAACAGATCCGTAATCTTCTCTTTCAACAAAAAGTAGAATCCCTCTATAAAGACTGGATTAAGAAATTAAAATCTGAGGCCTATATTGAAATTAAGGAGGAAGCTTTACACTGAGATTAGATCTCTTTTTGAAAATGAGTCGTTTGAGTAAACGTCGGTCCCTGGCAAAGGAGCTTTGTGAGAAAGAACTGGTTCGGGTAAACGGTCAAATTGCCAAAGCTTCAAAAGAAATCAAACCAGGAGATATCATTCACGTAGAATCCTGGAACCGGCGTTTGGTGGTCAAAGTGTTGCAGGTTCCTGAAGGGCCTTTAAAGAAAAAAGAGGCCGATAGGTTATACGAAGTTTTAGAGGATATAAGAAAAGAAACTGAATTTTAAAGGGTAAGTTGTCAAGGGATCCCCTGAATCCTTGACAATGAACGGCTAACAATTAGAATGGCCTGGTTTAGGCGAGATAAAGAAGTAAAAAGTAATATCGAAACCCCTAAAAAGAGGGTCCCCGAAGGGTTATGGATTAAATGCGACTCCTGTAAGGAGATGGTATATCGAAAAGAAGTTGAGAAGAATTTAAAAGTATGTCCCAAATGCAATTACCACTACCGTCTGACCTATCAGGAAAGACTTAAAATGCTTTTTGATGACGAAGCTTATCAGGAATTCGATACCAACCTTCGATCTGCGGACCCTTTAAAATTTAAGGATTCAAAAAAATACAAGGACCGATTGAAGGCTGCCAAAGCTAAAACCGGGTTAGAAGAAGCGGTAGTCTCTGCGGAGGGAAAAATCGGGGGAATTCCGGTTATTCTCTGTGTGTTAGAATTTGGATTTATGGGGGGGAGTATGGGTTCTGTAGTCGGTGAAAAAGTTACCCGGGCCATTGAACGGGCGATTCTGGAAAGAAAACCCCTTATTATTATTTCCTGTTCTGGAGGAGCCCGTATGCAGGAAGGAATTCTCTCCCTGATGCAAATGGCTAAAATTAGTGCAGCCCTTGGACGGTTAAGTAAAGCCGGCCTACTTTATATCTCCATCCTGACAGATCCTACAACCGGTGGTGTAACGGCCAGTTTTGCTATGTTAGGGGATATTATTCTGGCAGAGCCTGGCGCTCTGATTGGATTTGCAGGACCGAGGGTCATCCAGCAGACCATACGCCAGGAGCTACCTCCGGGTTTTCAAACTTCGGAATTTCTTCTCCAGCATGGAATTATTGACATGGTAGTCCCAAGGAAAAATATGAAAGCTACTCTGGATAAACTCCTGAATTTTTTTGTCTCCTAAAGTTTAGCCACAAAGACGCCCAGATACCTCTCTTAATGAGTCCGGAAGTCGGAGTATCTTTGTGGTTAATTATTTATTTTGAGTTCCTACATGATGACTTACCAGCAGGTTTTAGATTATCTCCTGAGCTTTAAACCTTCGGTTATTCGCCTGGGACTTGAAAAGATTCGGTATATCCTCAAAGAGTTTGGTGATCCCCAGGATCGGTTTCCGTCCGTTTTGATAGCGGGAACAAATGGTAAAGGTTCTACCACGGCCATGGTCAGTTCCATTCTTCAGGCAGAGGGATGGAAGGTGGGAAGTTATACCTCTCCACATCTCCTGGACTTTCGAGAAAGAATTACGATAAATGGGAATCTTATTCCAGAGGAAGATCTGATCACCCTGACCGAGGAATTTATACAGATTTTATCCGAGATCGGATCCAGGAAGCCTGTTGAAGCTTCACAAAACCTGACCTTTTTTGAAGTTGTAACAATTCTGGCTTTTTTGTATTTCGCTCAACAACAAATAGATATCGCTGTTCTGGAAGTAGGATTAGGTGGGCGACTGGATGCAACCAATGTAGTGAATCCCCTGGTATCGATTATTACCAACATTTCCATGGACCATGAAAATTATTTAGGATCTACCCGTCGGGAGATTGCCAGAGAAAAAGCCGGTATTGTTAAAGAAAATGGAATTTGTCTTACCGCCTGTGAACCTGGGGAAGCTCTGGAAGAAATAGAAGCCATATGCCACCGGAAAAATGCTCAACTTTTTAAATGGGGGACCCACTTTACCACCTCTCCCATCCAGAGTAGTTTAGCCGGTCAGATATTCTCTTATCAGGGAATGACCCAAAGCTATGATCAACTGGAAATTTCTCTCTTGGGAAGGCATCAAATTCTTAATGCAGCTCTTGCTGTAGGCACGATGGAACTCTTGAAATCTCGAGGGTTTCCTGTGCAGGAAGCTAATCTTCGAAAAGGCCTAAAGGCTGCGCGAAACCCGGGTCGATTAGAAATAATCGGACGGTCTCCCATGGTAGTTCTCGATGCAGCTCACAATCCCGGGGGAGCAGAGGCCCTGTCCAAGGCCCTGGTTGAATTATTTACTTATGATCAGCTTATTTTGGTAATGGGCATTTTAAGGGATAAAGATATCCGGGGTATTTTTAAAGCGCTTTTTCCCATCGCTTCCCAACTTATTTTTACACAACCCCAAAATACAGAACGGGCAACTCCGGCTGAAGAATTAGCCCGTATAGCCCAGGAAATGCATAGGGATAAATATGAGGTTGTCTCTCAAGTTTCCAAAGCTATTGAATTAGCCCATCGTCGAGCAACGCCTGAGAGCTTAATCTGTATTACGGGTTCTCTCTATACCATTGCCGAGGCGAAACAATTTTATGCAGACATAAAACATAATGGGTAATATCCTAAAGAACGCGAAGAATTTTATAAATCCCCCAGGAATAAAACATACAAAGAGTACTTGAGATTCTTCCTGTTCTTCGTGGTTAGAAAATGGCAGAAATTTTACCCTTCAAAGGTATTCGTTACAATCTTAATAAAGTAGGCGATTTAGCCCTTGTGGTTTCTCCTCCTTACGATGTGATCTCACAGGAGGAACAAGAAAATTATTATAAGCTCCATCCCTATAATGTGATTCGTTTAATTTTTGGAAAAGATCTTCCCGGGGATACAGAAGAAGAGAATAAGTATACCCGGGCGGCCAGATATTTTCAGGAATGGATGAATCAACGTATCCTGGTGCAGGATGAGCAACCAGCTATCTATCTTTATCGCCAGGATTATCGCCTGCCTTATGAAGAAAAAGAGAAAAGCCTGACAGGTTTCATCGCTCTGGTTCACATAGATGAGGCTACCAGTAGTAATACGATTTACCCACACGAACATACCATGCCGGCTACGGTAGCCGATCGGTTAAATGTCGTCAAAGCTTGTAAAGCAGATTTATCTCCGTTGTTTGCCCTTTATTCAGATAGGGAAAGTCAGATCCGGAGTATTTTAGTTTCCGAAATGCAAGCTCAACCTATTCTCAAGTTGAAAGATCTGGAAGAAGTTCAACATCAGGTCTGGAGGATTCAAAATACCGAAAAGATTAAAGCAATCCAATCAAAAATAAGAAATAAAGCTCTGGTCATCGCCGATGGGCATCATCGGTACGAAGCAGCAAAATTATTCCGGGATTATATGTGGGCTTTGGATCCTCATCCTTCAGAGTTCAAACTGTATAATTACGTTATGATGCAACTGGTAGCCATAGAGGATGAAGGATTGACTATTTTTCCCATTCACAGGCTGGTACGGGGTCTAAGTAACTTTAAAGAGGATCTGTTTTTAAAGCAGTTAGAGCAATTTTTTCATATCGATACCTTTAAACTTGACGAAAAAGAAAAAACTGCTAAAGTAAGCTTTATTCTTAATCGGTTGAGAATGGACTCTGAGCTTAGCCATCGGTTTTTTGTCTACAGTGGACAAAATAAAGTGTACGGCCTGACATTAAAAGACTTGAAAGCCTATGAGCAGATTGCCGATTTAACTCTACCCGAAGTTCTCAGAAATTTAGATGTAAGTATACTGCAGACGCTTATTTTTGATCATATTTTGGAAGGGAAAGAAAAACCTTTAGAGATCTCTTACACAAGGGAAGAAGGAAAGGCTTTAGAGCTGATCGACACAGGGCAATATCAAATAGCATTTCTTTTAAGTCCCACGCGGGTATCTCAGGTGGTAGAAGTAGCAACCCTGAGGAGACGGATGCCGCCTAAATCCACTTATTTTTACCCGAAACCTTTGACCGGAATCGTAATGAATAAAATATCCTGGTGAGAACCCTTTAGAGCAGGGAATGCTTCCTTCAGTTTAAGCTATGGTTTCAGGTGGGCATGGTAGTTTAGATACCTGGCAAAGTTTGATCAAAGGAAAGGTTCTGTTCCGGGAGCCTTTAAGTAAGTATACGACTTTTCGAATAGGAGGACCGGCTGAGTGGATGGTTTTTCCTTTGGATCTCCAGGATGTGCAGACGGCGGTAGCGTATGCCCACGATCAGGGTATGAAAATTTTTGTTCTGGGAGGCGGTTCCAATTTATTAGTGGCCGATGAAGGGATTCCGGGGGTTGTACTGAATCTGAGTAAGGGGTTTAATTATGCCCACTTCCAAGATACGCTGGTCATTGTTGGGGCCGGATATAGTCTTCCCCGGCTTGTCACCGAGGCTGTGAAGCGTGGGTTAACGGGATTGGAGTGTGCAACAGGAGTGCCGGGAACTGTGGGGGGCGCTGTGAGAATGAATGCAGGTACCCGAGAGGCTGGGATCGGAGATATTATCGTCCAATTAAAGCTCCTTCACAATAATGGAATCCTGAAGACTTTAGAACAAAAAGATTTAAAATTTCAGTACCGAGAATCCAACCTTCCCGCCGAGAGTATTATATTAGAAGTGGTACTGAATTTGAGAAAGGGAAATCAGAAGACCCTCCGGGAAGATATCCACAGACGTTTGATAAGTAGAAAAGCCACACAGCCGCTTTCATACCCCAATGCAGGCTCTATTTTTAAAAATCCTCCGGGGGAGTATGCCGGTCGTCTCATCGAAAAGGTGGGATTAAAAGGGACTCGCGTAGGTGATGCCGAGATTTCTTTGTTACATGGTAATTTTATTGTTAATAAAGGATCTGCAACTGCCAAAGATGTGATGGCTCTCATTCGAATGGCCAGACAAAAAGTCTGGAAAGAAACCGGAATTAAGCTTGAACTGGAAGTTAAGTTATGGGGTTTAAACGAGGAAGGATAGAAGATAGAGAACTGCGGTTCGATAGGTATCGACCTGTGATTCTCAGTCCTCGATCCTTGTGTGTTTGATAAAGTCATTTTTTTTGTACAGGGAATGATCCTTCTGATGATGGCCCTATGTGTTTATCTTTATATGGGAAATTCGCCTCACTTTGAAGTTTCCTCCATTAAAGTCAAGGGAAATATTTTTTTGTCATCCTCAGAAGTTATAAAGAAAGCAGGTATTCAGCTCCACACCAATATCTTGAAAATTAAACCTGAAGAAATAAAAAATCGATTAGACCAGGAAGTATGGATTAAAAGAGCGACGATTCGTAGAGAGTTACCCAATCGGATTATCATTGAGTTGCAAGAGCGAGAGCCGTTTATGATTTGGGTAGGAGGGACCAAACAGGACGGAAGAAGATATCTGGTAGATCGAGAAGGAGTTCTACTTAAAGAGGTTCAGGAAGGGGAGGAAGTGGCCCGCAATCTTCCGATTTTTACCACCAGTTCTTTGATTCCTTTAACCTCCAGAGAGTCTGAGCCGGAGATGGTTTATGTCCAAAAGATCATTCCTGAGATTGCAAAGATTCTTCAAGAAGACATTTTTTTATTCAAGAAAATAAAAGAAATTCATCTTTCCGGAACGGGTAGTCTAACCCTCGTTCCGGATACCGGAACTCCGGAGATAAGGGTTCACTTACTCGATTATCAAAGGAATTTAGAATATTTCAAGAGGTTACTTCCCCAATTAGATGTGACGCATCTAGAATATGTAGACTTAAGATTTAAAAAGAGAGTGGTAATTAAGCCAAATAATAGTTGACTTATTTAAAAACTGTGTTATTGTCTTTGCAGTCTACGATTGGACCTGGCTAATCATAGCTAATTTGATAAAAAACGGTGCTTTCTCCCCGGGTCAAAACCGGGAGTATCTGCACCGAAAGGTTGGTGAATAAGGGGTGGCTAAAACAGGTCGAATTATAGCAGGTTTAGATATAGGCACGACCAAAATATGTGCCATTGTAGGCGAGGTCAATGAAGATGACCAGGTAGACATCATCGGAATTGGTAATACGCCGTCTCAAGGACTTCGTAAGGGTGTAGTGGTTAACATAGAAAGCACAGTTAAATCCATCGAGAGGGCGGTTCGGGAAGCGGAATTGATGGCAGGAGTCGAACTTCACTCTGCCTTTGTAGGTATCGCGGGTGGACATATTCGAGGGATCAACAGTCGTGGTGTGATTGCGGTATCTGGAAAAAATAAAGAGATTACCCCCCAAGATGTGAGACGGGTCATCGATGCAGCGAAAGCCGTATCTATTCCTGTGGACAGAGAAGTTATCCATATTCTTCCCCAAGAGTTTATCATTGACGATCAAGATGGAATTAAGGAACCCCTGGGCATGACAGGGGTCAGGCTGGAAGTGGAAGTCCATATTGTAACGGCTGCTGTGACCTCGGCTCAAAATATTATTAAAAGTGTGAATCGGGCTGGATTGAATGTGGAAGATATCGTCCTCGAGCAGTTAGCTTCCAGCAAAGCGACCCTGACACCGGATGAAAGAGAGATTGGAGTTGCCTTAGTAGATATTGGGGGTGGAACGACCGATATAATTGTCTTTGTAGATGGTAAAGTTTGTCATACGGCGGTTCTGGCTCTGGGAGGAAATCATGTGACCAACGATATTGCCGTAGGTCTTAGAACACCCACCGGCGAAGCTGAAAGGATCAAAAGGAGGTACGGTTGTGCCCTCTCTTCCCTAGTCTCGGAAGATGAAACTATTGAAGTGCCCAGCGTTGGAGGTAGAAAGCCTAGGGTTTTATCCCGACAAATCCTGAGTGAGATTATAGAACCTCGGATGGAAGAAATTTTCAGTTTGGTTCATCGAGAACTTAAACGAACCGGATATGATCACTTGATGGCAGCCGGAATTGTAGTAACCGGTGGCACAGCTATCATGGAAGGAGTTCCCGACCTTGCCGAGCAAGTCTTTGATTTACCGGTCAGAAGAGGAATGCCTATGAATATAGGCGGGTTGGTAGATGTTGTGAACAGTCCTATATATGCTACTGGGGTAGGACTTGTTCTATACGGGGTGGAACATGGTTCTCAAGGAAAGTTCAATAAAGCAGACGATGATAATCTCTTTCAACGGGTTGTGGCTCGCATGAAACAGTGGTTCGGGGAGTTTTTTTAATTAAATCTATAAAGGAGGCATGTATATGGATATGGACTTCGAAGAAACCAGTAGTATGAGAGCTAAAATTAAGGTTATCGGGGTCGGTGGGGGGGGCGGAAATGCGGTAAATCGAATGATCAGCGCTGGATTGGAAGGTGTTGAGTTTATTGCAACCAATACAGACGTTCAGGTTTTAAAACAAAACTTAGCCCCTAAGAAATATCAATTGGGTGCAAAATTAACCAAAGGACTGGGAGCTGGTTCAGATCCTTTAATAGGTAAAAACGCAGCCCTTGAAGATGAAGATTTATTGGCAGAAATGGTAGGGGATGCCGATATGGTATTCATTACAGCGGGCATGGGGGGGGGCACAGGAACCGGAGCTTCTCCTATCATTGCAGCAAAGGCAAAAGAACTGGGTGCTTTGACCGTTGCGGTGGTC from Candidatus Limnocylindrales bacterium includes:
- a CDS encoding FtsQ-type POTRA domain-containing protein, which gives rise to MFDKVIFFVQGMILLMMALCVYLYMGNSPHFEVSSIKVKGNIFLSSSEVIKKAGIQLHTNILKIKPEEIKNRLDQEVWIKRATIRRELPNRIIIELQEREPFMIWVGGTKQDGRRYLVDREGVLLKEVQEGEEVARNLPIFTTSSLIPLTSRESEPEMVYVQKIIPEIAKILQEDIFLFKKIKEIHLSGTGSLTLVPDTGTPEIRVHLLDYQRNLEYFKRLLPQLDVTHLEYVDLRFKKRVVIKPNNS
- the ftsA gene encoding cell division protein FtsA produces the protein MAKTGRIIAGLDIGTTKICAIVGEVNEDDQVDIIGIGNTPSQGLRKGVVVNIESTVKSIERAVREAELMAGVELHSAFVGIAGGHIRGINSRGVIAVSGKNKEITPQDVRRVIDAAKAVSIPVDREVIHILPQEFIIDDQDGIKEPLGMTGVRLEVEVHIVTAAVTSAQNIIKSVNRAGLNVEDIVLEQLASSKATLTPDEREIGVALVDIGGGTTDIIVFVDGKVCHTAVLALGGNHVTNDIAVGLRTPTGEAERIKRRYGCALSSLVSEDETIEVPSVGGRKPRVLSRQILSEIIEPRMEEIFSLVHRELKRTGYDHLMAAGIVVTGGTAIMEGVPDLAEQVFDLPVRRGMPMNIGGLVDVVNSPIYATGVGLVLYGVEHGSQGKFNKADDDNLFQRVVARMKQWFGEFF